Proteins encoded within one genomic window of Humulus lupulus chromosome 1, drHumLupu1.1, whole genome shotgun sequence:
- the LOC133806033 gene encoding zinc-finger homeodomain protein 1-like, translating into MEFEDQEEHDEEMEMAASYDSLGNSGSGRVKMPSSGGVAAAAAGEGVMAQSAAQPRKPRYRECQKNHAVGMGGYALDGCGEFLAAGAEGTLDGLKCAACSCHRNFHRKETDSVGGGGGLTADPYGGPLVPHHYPHPQLSPYYRTPTGYLHVAPHHRPLALPSTSGGGAGSHSREDQEDVSNPSGGGGSGFGFGSGSSNKRRFRTKFSQEQKDRMLALAERLGWRIQKQDEAVVQQFCNETGVRRQVLKVWMHNNKHTLGKKP; encoded by the coding sequence ATGGAGTTCGAAGATCAAGAGGAGCACGATGAGGAGATGGAGATGGCGGCGAGTTACGACTCGTTGGGTAACTCGGGATCAGGGCGAGTCAAAATGCCGAGTTCGGGTGGAGTAGCAGCAGCTGCAGCCGGTGAGGGGGTGATGGCTCAGTCCGCGGCTCAACCGAGGAAACCGAGGTACAGAGAGTGCCAAAAGAACCACGCCGTGGGTATGGGAGGTTACGCCCTCGACGGTTGCGGCGAGTTCCTAGCAGCCGGCGCCGAAGGCACACTGGACGGGCTAAAATGCGCTGCGTGCAGCTGCCACCGTAACTTCCACCGCAAGGAGACCGATTCCGTCGGAGGTGGAGGCGGACTAACGGCAGACCCTTACGGTGGTCCCCTTGTGCCCCACCACTACCCTCACCCACAATTGTCGCCTTACTACCGTACTCCCACCGGGTACCTCCACGTGGCGCCGCACCATAGGCCGCTGGCTCTACCCTCGACATCAGGCGGCGGAGCCGGTAGTCACAGCCGTGAGGACCAGGAGGACGTTTCGAACCCGAGCGGAGGAGGAGGAAGCGGATTCGGGTTTGGGTCTGGGTCGTCGAATAAGAGGCGGTTTCGAACCAAGTTCAGCCAGGAGCAGAAGGATAGGATGTTGGCTTTAGCGGAGAGGTTGGGTTGGAGGATTCAGAAGCAAGATGAGGCGGTGGTGCAGCAGTTCTGTAACGAGACTGGAGTCAGGCGTCAGGTGCTCAAGGTTTGGATGCATAACAACAAGCACACTCTTGGTAAGAAACCCTAG